GCTGGCCGGCGACGATGGCCAGCCGCTTGCGCTGACCGGCGCGCAGGTCGGGGGCGGGCCGGGAACGGCGATCTTCCTTGGGCTGCGTGGTGAGCGCGCCTGGTTCTCGCTGGAAGCAGCGACCGTGGATGTCACCGCCCCGCAGCGGGCGGATCTGCGCGAGTCGGCCACCACGTGGTCGGCCGCCGATGCCAGCGCGTTCTGCTATGCGCGCGGGATGTCGTACTGGCAATCGCGCACGCGCTTCTGCGGGGTGTGCGGCGGCGGCATCACCTTCGCGCGCGGCGGCTTTGTCGGGCGCTGCGCGCAATGCGGTACCGAGCACTACCCGCGGGTGGACCCGGCGGTGATCGTGGCGGTGGAAAACAACGGGCGGCTGCTGCTCGGGCGGCAGGCCAACTGGGCACCGCGCCGCTATTCGGTGCTGGCCGGGTTCGTCGAGCCGGGCGAGTCGCTGGAGCAGACCGTGGTGCGTGAAGTGTTCGAAGAGAGCAAGGTGCGCGTTCGCCACTGCCAGTACCTGGGCACCCAGCCCTGGCCGTTCCCGGGCGCGTTGATGCTGGGCTTTGCGGCCACGGCCGAAGACGACGTGCCTACGGTGGACGGCGAGCTGGAAGATGCACGCTGGTTCACGGCCGAGGAAGTGGGCGCGGCGCTGGCCCGGGATGTCGAAGACGACGGCGAGGGCATCCGCCTGTCGCCGCCGATTTCGATTTCGCGCAGCCTGATCGAGCACTGGTACCGCCAGCAGGTGGGCTGAGCCACGGCCTGCGTTGCCGCTGGCTGAACACGCAGCGGCGTACATTACCCTCGGCCCGGGGAATTGCCGGGTCGCAAGGCATAGTAGCGGCCACGATCCGCGCCGGAGGCATACATGTTCACCACCCTGGTTGCCGTGCTGGTCGCCCTGGCCCTGGGCCATGTCGCACCGGCTGCGGCCGTGGCCCTTCGCGGTTTCGGGTTCTACCGGCGCTGGCTGCAATGGCTGGATGCGCATGCGGCCGAAAACGGGTTCTGGCGCAGCCGCCAGGGCTGGGTGCTGGCGGTGCTGCCGTGGGTGCTGGGGGTGCTGTTGCTGCAGTGGGCGTTGCACGGCCGCGTGTTCGGCCTGCCGTCACTGCTGCTGGGCGTGGCCACGCTGGTGATCTGCTGGGGCCCGCGCGACCTGGACCGTGACGTGGAAGCGGTGATCGACGCCGATGACGCAAACACCCGGCACGCGGCGATCGCCCAGCTGCAATCGGCCGGGGGCAGCCTGCACGAGGACGTATCGTCGCTGGTCGAGGCCACGGTGCTCAACGGCCTGCGGCGCTGGTTCGCGGTGCTGTTCTGGTTCCTGCTGCTGGGCCCGGTGGGCGCCGTGGCGTACCGGCTGCTGGCCTTGCTGGCGGTTGGGCCGATGCGTTCGCTGGCCCCGCTCGACGCCGTGGTCGGTGCACGGGTGGTGCTGGGCTGGCTGGAATGGCCGGTGGCCCAGCTGATGTCGCTGTCGATGGCCCTGGTGGGCAACTTCGACACGGCCTACAAAGCCTGGCGACAGGCGCACGGCAACCAGTGGGCGACCTCGACGGTGTTTTTGGGCGCGGTGGCGCGGGCCAGCGTGAGCGCCGAACTGCGCGAAGAAGCACACGACTACAGCGATGCCGGGATGGTGCCGGTGTGGCGTCGCCTGCCGGAGCTGCGCGATGCGATGAGCCTGGTGTGGCGGATGCTGTTGCTGTGGATGGCCGCGCTGGCCCTGCTGGTCATTGCCGGCTGGGTAACCTGACCCGGTAGTGCCGGGTTCCACCCGGCATCCGTATCCCGTAATGCCGGGTTCTACCCGGCACCTGCCACGCTAACCCGGCGCAAGCCAGGCGAATGGCATCCATGGCAGGTTGCGAAGCACCGCATACCCCACCAGCAACACCAGCCAGAACATCGGGCTGGCCAGCACGCGCATCAGGGGTTCAAGTACGCGCGGGCGCACCCCGGCACCGTGCAGCAGCATGAGCAGCAGGAAGGGCAGCGAAATCACCAGCAGCGGATTCATCGCGATGGCGCCCTGCCAATCGAAATGGACCAGCGAGTAAAGGCAGCGCGTGCTGCCGCAGCCGGGGCAGTACAGGCCGGTCAGTGCGTACAGCGGGCAACCCGGCAGCGGGCTGTTGGCGCCATAGGGGCTGACGTTGCGCAACACCACGATGGCGCCTGCGCCCAGGCCGGCAACCAGTGCCGTGGGCGCCCAGCGGGCAAGCGTGGTTCGGGAGGGCAGGGCCATGACGCGCAAACGGCCCGGCCGGTGAACCCATGCAGGTTCCCCGGCCAGGCCGTCCCGGTGCTGATCAGTAGCCGCTGTTGCTCAGCGCGCCCAGGCCGCCCATCGCCATCACCAGCACGACGTACAGCACGGCGACGATGACGCCGGCAATGGCCGACCACATGGCCCACTTCTTCGCCTTGTCCGACGAGTCACGCGCGCCGGCAAGGTCACCTGCGGCAATCTTGCCGTTGACCTGGGCAGCGTAGACGATCGACACGATACCGCCCGGCAGGCAGCAGAACAGGGTGGCCAGGATGGCCCAGACCAGGTGGTTCGGGATTTGTGCGGCAGTGGTGTTCATCTGAAAAGCTCCATTTTCTTGGGTGGATTTGACGGGCGTGGAACGGGGTACAACGCACGCACACACAGTGGCAACGTCATCGATCGGTGCAACAAACGGTACGCATGATATTCGGCCGCCGCCGCGCTGGCCTGCGCGGATCGGACGTCCCCCGGCGCTAATTTACCCGATGGACGCCCGGATGTATGCGTTTACATCCAGACGGCACTAGGCCTCAGCCATTTTCTCCGCGTAGCTGCCGTACCTGCTGCTCCAGGATGTCGGCACTGGCACCCTGGCCGGCAAGCGCCGGCGCGGCGGCCACCTCGACATGCGCGCGGAACCGGCGTGGCACGCGCATGCGGCCCAGCCGGGTGTCGCGCCGGCTCCACATGCTGGCCCACATGCCGCGCAGTGCCATCGGCACCACCGGCACCGGGCGGCGCTCGAGGATCTTCTCCACGCCGGACTTGAACGCGCCCATCTCGCCATCGCGGGTGAGCGCGCCTTCGGGGAAGATGCAGACCAGCTCGCCGTCGGCCAGGGCTTTGTCCACTTCATCGAAGGCGGCCTGCATCAGCGCGGGGTCCTCGCGCGCGCCGGCAATGGGGATTGCCTTGGCGGTGCGGAAGATCCAGCGCATCACCGGGATGTTGAAGATCTTGTAGTACATGACAAAGCGCACCGGGCGCGGAATCGTCGCCGACAGGATCAACGCGTCCATGTAGCTGACGTGGTTGCACACGATCAGCGCAGCGCCTTCGTCGGGCACATTGGCTTCGATCCCGTGCAGGCGCAGCCGGTACAGGCCGCGCACCATCACCCAGCTGAGGAAGCGCATCAGGAATTCGGGGACGATGGTGAAGATGTAGATCGACACCACGGCATTGGCGATGGCCAGCGCCAGGAACAGCTGCGGGATGGTCCAGTGCAGGAACTTCTGCGTGGCCAGCGCGATCATCGCCGCACCCACGATGAAGCCCGAGTTCTGGATGTTGAGCGCGGCGAACACGCGCGACATCTCCGACTTCGGCGTGCGGCTCTGGATCAGTGCGAACAGGGGCACCACGAAGAAGCCGGTGAACAGGCCGATGCCGATCAGGTCGATGATGATGCGGATGCTGCCGGGCTGGGCAACGAAGGCACCCACGCTCAGGCCGGCCGCGGTGGCCGTGCCGGCCCGGGCGAAGTACAGGTCCAGCATGAAGGCGGTCATGCCGAACGCGCCCAGCGGCACCAGGCCGATTTCCACCGTGCGCCCGGACAGTTTTTCGCAGAGCAGCGAGCCTACGCCGGTGCCGACCGAGAACAGCGCCAGCGCGAAGATGTACAGGGTGGGCTCGCCGCCCAGGTTGACCACCGCGTAGGTGGGCAGCTGCGAGGTGAGCATGGTGCCCACGAACCAGAACCAGGACACGCCCAGGATGGCGTTGCGCACCGCCTTCTGCTTCTTGGCCAGGCGCAGCACGGCCAGCGATTCGGGGATCGGGTTCCAGTTGATCTTCAGGTCCGGCGCGCCCGCATCCACTTTGGGGATCATGCGCGCGGTGATGTTGCCGAAGATGGCCAGCGCGATCACCGCGGTGGCCGCCACCACCGGGCCGAAGCTGCCGGCCAGGGTGAAGATGATGCCGCCGCTGATCATGCCGGTCAGGATCGACATCGAGGTGCCCATCTCGACCAGCCCGTTGCCGCCGGTGAGTTCTTCCGGGCGCAGCACCGAGGGCAGCACCGAATACTTCACCGGGCCGAACAGGGTGGACTGCAGGCCGGTGCAGAACAGGGCCACCAGCAGCACCGGCATGCTCTGGGTGAGGAAGCCCACCGCGGCCAGCGACATGATCGCGATCTCCATGGTGGTGGTGATCACGATCAGCCGCGATTTTTCCAGTTTTTCGGCGATCTGCCCGGCCAGTGCCGAGAACAGGAAGTAGGGCAGGATGAAGATGGCCGGCGCCAGCGTGGTGTACAGCGACTGCTCTTCCTGGCTGACGCCGAGGTAGAACAGCAGGCCGATGATGGCCTGCCGGTACACGTTGTCGTTGAACGCACCCAGCGACTGGACGACGAAGAACGGCAGGAAGCGACGCTGCTTGAGCAGGGCAAACTGGCTGTGGCCGGACATGGAAACTCCTTGCGAACCGGCGCAGCCTAGCATGCAGCCGGGGCGGCCCCCGGCGTTGCGCCGATCTACGGCTGCCGGGCAGAGCCCGGCGCTACGGGGACGGTCGTATGGCGTTGGAGGAGCCGTCGTAGAGCGGGGCTCTGCCCCGCTGCCCCGGAGCCCCCTTACCGCAAGGTGCGCGCGGCCTCGTTGGCGGCGCCGCGCAGTTTGGGCAGCAGGCGCAGCATCAGGCCCATCTGGGTGCGGATCAGCTGCAGTTTGGGCGGCATGTCGTCGGTGATCTGTTCCAGCTGCTCGGCCAGGGCGCGGTCGCCGTCGTTATCGGCCTCCTCCACCGGTTGGCGTTGCTCCAGCGCCGCGGCGATCTGCTGCATGGCGTGTTCCACCCGCTCGCCGCCGGCCAGTGCCTGGGCGTCCTGCGCGTAGCTGTCCAGCTGCGCGCGATGCGCACCGAGCGCCGACAGATGCCCCAGCAGGGTGTTGGAGAGCGCCAGGAAGCGGAACCCGGCATCCAGGTTGCGGCGCACGTGGCCCGGCTCGCGCAGCATGTTCGACAGCGCGGTGGACAGTGCGGCGTCGGCGTTGTGCATGTCGCGGCGGGCGATGCGGTAGGCCAGGTCGTCCTGCATGCCGCTGCCGTACTGGCCCAGCACCGCATCCAGGTAGCGCGCGCAGTTGGCCAGCACGCGGGCCATGACCAGGTTCAAGCGGCGGCCCTGCCAGTCGGGCAGGATCAGGAAGGCCGCGGCCGCGGCGATCGCGCAGCCCAGCAGGGTGTCGACCAGGCGGGGCCAGATCAGCAGGAAGCCGTCGCCGATCAGGTTGAAGCAGGTCAGCGCCATCACCGTGATGGCCGCCGACGCCACCAGGTAGCGGTCGCTGCGGGTGAAGAAGAACAGCAGCGCCGAGAGCAGGGCGATCAGCAGTTCGATGCGCAGGTCCTGGAACAGCTGCATCAGCGCCCAGGTCAGCACCAGCCCGATCAGGGTGCCGGCGATACGCTGGGCCAGCCGTTGCCGGGTGGCGCCGAAATGCGGGCGGCACACGAACACGATGGTGAGCAGCACCCACGAGCCGTTCTGGGCGTTGACCAGGCGGATCACCGCAAAGCCGACGATCAGGGCCAGCGCCATGCGCAGGCCGTGGCGGAACAGCACCGAGCCGGGGGTGAGCTGCTGGCGGATGCGCACGAACATTTCGCGCAGGGTATGCGGATTGGTGTCGCGCAGGCGGGTGTCGACGTTGTCCAACGTGGCGTCGGACTTTTCGGCCTCGGACAGGCGCCGCTCGATGCTCTGCAGGTTGTGGCCGAGCAGCTCCAGCGAGGACAGCAGGCGCTGCCACTGCGGGTTGTGCTGGGCACGCAGCCAGGTGAGCGAATCGGTGAGGTCGGCGGTGGCCTGCTTGGTGCGCTCCCCGTACTGGAACGGGCGGCGCAGGCGGATGGCCAGGCCCAGGTTGGCACAGGCCTCGCCCTGCAGCGCGAGCAGGCGCTGGCAGCGGTACAGCACGTCGCTGTGGAAGAACGCCTCGGTGAGCGCGCCGTAGGGATAGTGCGAGGAGCTGGCGCGTTCGTGGAAGTCCTGGGCCATGTAGTACAGGCGCAGGTACAGGCCGGACTGCACGCCGGGCCGGCCGGAGCGACCGAAGCGGGCGAGGATGGCGACCTTGGCGATGTTCAGCGCCTCCACCACGCGGCGATTCTGTTCGGCCAGGGCCAGCTGGCGCTTCTGCACGTCGGCGTCGCGGATGGGTTCGAACAGGTCGGCCTTGAGCTGCAGGTAGCGGCCCAGCTCGAGGTACAGACGGGCGATGCGCTCGCGCACGGGCCGGTTGGCAAACAGGGCGGTCCACAGGATCGAGAGCAGGCCGTACCAGAGCGCGCCGGCGAGCAGGTGGCTGACCGCGCTGATGGCCTGGGCGCGGTCGCTGGCGCCGTGCTGTTCCAGGCCGATCATGGTGTAGATGGCCAGGGTGACGGTGGCCTGGGCGATGGACGCGTAGCGTTCGCCGAGCGCGCCGAGCAGGGTGAGGCCGAAGGTGGACACGGCCAGTGCGGCGATGAACAGCCAGGGCCAGGCGAACAGTTCGACCACCGCGGCGGCGGCGATGACGAAGCAGAGCAGGGAGAGGGCGACCGATTTGGTCCGGCCCCACCAGTTGTCGTCGGTTTCGGCGATGGCGCTGGCAATGATGCCGAGGAACACGCCGGGCAGCGCGGGCAGCTGGTCCAGGTGCCAGCACAGGCCCATGGCCACCGACAGCGCGATGAGTACCCGCAGGCCGTAGCTGGCCTTTTCATGCGCCCACAGGCGGCTCAGGCGGGATTCTCGGGCGGACATGCGGGCTCGGGGTGCGGGGCAGCCCATTATTGCGGGTGTGGGGTGAAGGGGACAGCCTGAAGGCGATCCAACGTCAACGTGCTGCGCAGGGCGGGGACGATGCGCCCGGTAGTGCCGGCCGCTGGCCGGCTCCCCGTGCGCCCGGACGGAGGTGCGAGGAGCCGGCCAGCGGCCGGCGTTACCGGGTGTCGATGGTGTGCGAGGAGCCGGCCAGCGGCCGGCACTACCCGGGTGTGGAGGGTGTGCGAGGAGCCGGCCAGCGGCCGGCACTACCCGGGTGCGGAGGGTGTGCGAGGAGCCGGCCAGCGGCCGGCACTACCGGGTGTGGGGAGCTACCGGCCGATCGAGTTACATGTCGAAGCGCACGCTCACTGCGAAGGTGCGCGGCAGGCCGACGCCGGCATTGGACCAGTATTTTTTGTTGGCCAGGTTCTCCACGCCGGCGCGCCAGGTGACCGGGTGGCCGTCGAGCTGCATGCGGTAGCCGAGGCCGGCGTTGACCAGGGTGTAGTCGGGCAGTTTGAGGGTGTTGTCGGCGTCGTAATACACATCGCCGTAGTAGCGGGCCAGCGCATACACGCTCAGGCCGTCCACCTGCGGGATGCTGTAGTCGGCGTGCAGCACGCCCTGCCAGCGGGCCGCGCCGGCGGTGCGGTTGCCCTGCTGGGCCACGCTGTCGGGGGACAGTTTGTCGTAGGTGGGATCGAGCCAGGTGACGCCACCGCCGACGGTGAGCGCGTCGGTCAGGCGGACGTTGCCGCTGATTTCGACGCCTTCGTACAGGGTGATGCCGTCCTGTACCAGCAGCTTGCCGACAGGGGTGAGCCGGTCGATGTTGGCACCGCGCTCCAGGCGGAAGGCGGCGGCGTTGGCGTTCCAGCGCGGGTACTCGATCTTGGCGCCGATCTCGTACTGCGTGCTGATGGTCGGGTCGAGCACGGTGCCGGCGTTGATGTAGTCGCTGCCGACGCGGCTGCCTGCTTCCAGCGATTCCACGTAGCTGGCGTACAGGGTGACGGCATCGGCCGGCTTGTACATCAGGGCGTAGGTGGGGGTGACCGGGTAGGTGTGGTAGGCGCCCTTGTTCTCGAAATCGTTGTAGCGCGCGCCGGCCAGCAGCGACCAGCCATCGGCGAAGCTGACCGTGTCGCTGACGAACACGGCCTGCTGCACGGTTTCGCTGCCGCGGCTGAGCACGCGCGAACCTACGGCATCGTGGCGCAGCACCGGGCGCTGGTAGATGTTGCCGCGGCCGATGGTGTTCCATTCGTTCGGGCGGTCCCAGCCCAGGCCGGTCTGGTGCGAGACGCCGGCCACCACCTGGTGCGACAGCGGGCCGGTGTCGAAGCGGCCCTGCACGATGGCCTGGGCCAGCTTCCACTCGCTCTTGCCGCCCAGTTCGTAGGTGTTGACGTTGTAATCGCCGTTGACGTTGTCGATGTAGGCGAACACCTTGTTGACGTCGTTCCACGAGGTGGTCACGCCATAGCTGAGGCTGGCCTTCCAGTCGCTGTTGATCTGCCAGTTCAACGCGGTGGAGAGCAGGCTGGAACGGGTGTCGTAGTAGCTGCCGTCGATGCTGTTGTCGATGTCGCCGGCCATTGGGCGCGGCAGCTCGGTCAGACCGATGAAGTAGTACTGCGGCGATTCGTTGC
This is a stretch of genomic DNA from Stenotrophomonas rhizophila. It encodes these proteins:
- the nudC gene encoding NAD(+) diphosphatase, giving the protein MSTFSTPLSGFAFTTDPLERADPLRQDADALARLWPDAHVLVLDTDGRALAGDDGQPLALTGAQVGGGPGTAIFLGLRGERAWFSLEAATVDVTAPQRADLRESATTWSAADASAFCYARGMSYWQSRTRFCGVCGGGITFARGGFVGRCAQCGTEHYPRVDPAVIVAVENNGRLLLGRQANWAPRRYSVLAGFVEPGESLEQTVVREVFEESKVRVRHCQYLGTQPWPFPGALMLGFAATAEDDVPTVDGELEDARWFTAEEVGAALARDVEDDGEGIRLSPPISISRSLIEHWYRQQVG
- a CDS encoding MFS transporter codes for the protein MSGHSQFALLKQRRFLPFFVVQSLGAFNDNVYRQAIIGLLFYLGVSQEEQSLYTTLAPAIFILPYFLFSALAGQIAEKLEKSRLIVITTTMEIAIMSLAAVGFLTQSMPVLLVALFCTGLQSTLFGPVKYSVLPSVLRPEELTGGNGLVEMGTSMSILTGMISGGIIFTLAGSFGPVVAATAVIALAIFGNITARMIPKVDAGAPDLKINWNPIPESLAVLRLAKKQKAVRNAILGVSWFWFVGTMLTSQLPTYAVVNLGGEPTLYIFALALFSVGTGVGSLLCEKLSGRTVEIGLVPLGAFGMTAFMLDLYFARAGTATAAGLSVGAFVAQPGSIRIIIDLIGIGLFTGFFVVPLFALIQSRTPKSEMSRVFAALNIQNSGFIVGAAMIALATQKFLHWTIPQLFLALAIANAVVSIYIFTIVPEFLMRFLSWVMVRGLYRLRLHGIEANVPDEGAALIVCNHVSYMDALILSATIPRPVRFVMYYKIFNIPVMRWIFRTAKAIPIAGAREDPALMQAAFDEVDKALADGELVCIFPEGALTRDGEMGAFKSGVEKILERRPVPVVPMALRGMWASMWSRRDTRLGRMRVPRRFRAHVEVAAAPALAGQGASADILEQQVRQLRGENG
- a CDS encoding TonB-dependent siderophore receptor — encoded protein: MLSSPLPRLATLAVALSLACAAHAQSTPDGAVRARSATDLDAVKVIAERTHTDTGALGDRAVRDTPFAIAVVGREEIEKRQVVSLGDAFLTDPSVVTQVSAYASGWSSPIRNRGIDLSYDSYRVNGLQVSSWGTEWPLEVMEQVELLKGPGGFMYGFGQPGGIVNYVTKKPTDTPTFAAQLGWREAGIVSGQVDVGGRFGNEDMFGYHFNAYQEKGETFNGGEVNRKVGALSLDARLSDSLTWTFDGVFQSRELSNESPQYYFIGLTELPRPMAGDIDNSIDGSYYDTRSSLLSTALNWQINSDWKASLSYGVTTSWNDVNKVFAYIDNVNGDYNVNTYELGGKSEWKLAQAIVQGRFDTGPLSHQVVAGVSHQTGLGWDRPNEWNTIGRGNIYQRPVLRHDAVGSRVLSRGSETVQQAVFVSDTVSFADGWSLLAGARYNDFENKGAYHTYPVTPTYALMYKPADAVTLYASYVESLEAGSRVGSDYINAGTVLDPTISTQYEIGAKIEYPRWNANAAAFRLERGANIDRLTPVGKLLVQDGITLYEGVEISGNVRLTDALTVGGGVTWLDPTYDKLSPDSVAQQGNRTAGAARWQGVLHADYSIPQVDGLSVYALARYYGDVYYDADNTLKLPDYTLVNAGLGYRMQLDGHPVTWRAGVENLANKKYWSNAGVGLPRTFAVSVRFDM
- the yccS gene encoding YccS family putative transporter, producing MSARESRLSRLWAHEKASYGLRVLIALSVAMGLCWHLDQLPALPGVFLGIIASAIAETDDNWWGRTKSVALSLLCFVIAAAAVVELFAWPWLFIAALAVSTFGLTLLGALGERYASIAQATVTLAIYTMIGLEQHGASDRAQAISAVSHLLAGALWYGLLSILWTALFANRPVRERIARLYLELGRYLQLKADLFEPIRDADVQKRQLALAEQNRRVVEALNIAKVAILARFGRSGRPGVQSGLYLRLYYMAQDFHERASSSHYPYGALTEAFFHSDVLYRCQRLLALQGEACANLGLAIRLRRPFQYGERTKQATADLTDSLTWLRAQHNPQWQRLLSSLELLGHNLQSIERRLSEAEKSDATLDNVDTRLRDTNPHTLREMFVRIRQQLTPGSVLFRHGLRMALALIVGFAVIRLVNAQNGSWVLLTIVFVCRPHFGATRQRLAQRIAGTLIGLVLTWALMQLFQDLRIELLIALLSALLFFFTRSDRYLVASAAITVMALTCFNLIGDGFLLIWPRLVDTLLGCAIAAAAAFLILPDWQGRRLNLVMARVLANCARYLDAVLGQYGSGMQDDLAYRIARRDMHNADAALSTALSNMLREPGHVRRNLDAGFRFLALSNTLLGHLSALGAHRAQLDSYAQDAQALAGGERVEHAMQQIAAALEQRQPVEEADNDGDRALAEQLEQITDDMPPKLQLIRTQMGLMLRLLPKLRGAANEAARTLR
- the ampE gene encoding regulatory signaling modulator protein AmpE, producing the protein MFTTLVAVLVALALGHVAPAAAVALRGFGFYRRWLQWLDAHAAENGFWRSRQGWVLAVLPWVLGVLLLQWALHGRVFGLPSLLLGVATLVICWGPRDLDRDVEAVIDADDANTRHAAIAQLQSAGGSLHEDVSSLVEATVLNGLRRWFAVLFWFLLLGPVGAVAYRLLALLAVGPMRSLAPLDAVVGARVVLGWLEWPVAQLMSLSMALVGNFDTAYKAWRQAHGNQWATSTVFLGAVARASVSAELREEAHDYSDAGMVPVWRRLPELRDAMSLVWRMLLLWMAALALLVIAGWVT
- a CDS encoding DUF2752 domain-containing protein codes for the protein MALPSRTTLARWAPTALVAGLGAGAIVVLRNVSPYGANSPLPGCPLYALTGLYCPGCGSTRCLYSLVHFDWQGAIAMNPLLVISLPFLLLMLLHGAGVRPRVLEPLMRVLASPMFWLVLLVGYAVLRNLPWMPFAWLAPG
- a CDS encoding CD225/dispanin family protein, translating into MNTTAAQIPNHLVWAILATLFCCLPGGIVSIVYAAQVNGKIAAGDLAGARDSSDKAKKWAMWSAIAGVIVAVLYVVLVMAMGGLGALSNSGY